The genomic segment ATGTGATTACATGGCCTTATGTTGCAGCTTTTGCAGTGacttgtcataaaaaaaaatatttgcagactTATGATGCATAATTTGTCAATAAAGGTTCCATACAGAGAGAAATCTGTCTAAAGGTACACACAGTCATAATGGCCCACAGGTGGGATGGTATAGTTTAAAAAGTATATTGCGTAGAGTGAAGAAACTCATTTGAATACACAGAGTGATATGAATGGTTTGATCTTGTGTCTaatcttttctgtttgtggATAATTTGGGCCTCACAGGGGAAAGTCACTCTCAGCTGCCTGATAAAACAGAGACAAGGAATTAAAGGTACAAATGTCCTGGAGCTAAAGTAGGAAGTAGCACAAAATCAAAACACTCAGCTTTGATTTTATTCTCTTTCAACTACATCTTCCTGATCTAATAGCCCAATTAACACCGAAAGGATTAGACCAAATCTCTCTTGTAACTAAATTTTTCAGGCTTAAAACATCATGTCAGTgacttcaaaatcaaaatgtgatAGTAATTGacattgtttagttttttttatttggatcaTTGGACATGTAATAATTCCTTTACCTTTGCTCAGCTTAAATTTTATGCTGGGCTTctgtgcacacaaagacagtgagacgtggcgtgtgtgtgcttgcagtCAATAGTCTGCTCCCCCTGATTGCTGCACATTAATAATGAAGTGTCTTTCTATTTTTGGGGGGTTGGCCTGCAGCTATGATAGAGTGATTCATTCAGAGAGCCCTGAAGAGCTCCTGCCCTACGCTCAGGGAGATTCAGGTCCATTTACACACCCTGCCATCACACTCTGTGAGTGGAGGGTAAAGAAAGGCAGAGCAAGGCCTAAATAATATTTGCTGCATCtagtaacaataaaaaaaaatgtatatcatcgaaaaacaaattaaaaagttGACGTTTGGGAACAGAGACGGAAAATAAAAGGCAAACTCTCATTTGGAGAATAAATTACTACTATATTGAGCATTTTAGTGCCGTGCAATAGTTCAATATTCAATTAGAGGACTTTCAGGGGTGTTGGCTACTTTGTAAttcaaactgtatttaaaaactACATGTATTGCAGCAGGTTTTATTATGCACATTTGTCTGGTGAAAAGCAGAAGAGCTGAACACAATTCAGCATGCTGGAtaacaaattaataataaattcaaCATTCTCTGTAACAGCAGAGTCCatgaataacagaaaaatatcCTGCATTCTCAGCCCTGAGATCCAGACTTGTGTAAATATGTGGCCACTAAAAATGCTTTTCTGGAATCCATTCATCATCCTATGTGACCATCAGGATAAACACAAAGAGCTTTTGTTAAAAACTTTGAATGTGAACAAACTATGCAGGACACCTTTAAACTTaagtaaataaatcacaatCATAATTACTATCATTTTTACTAGCTGTTGATTTTCCTCCAGCTCTACTGCAGGAACCAAAAAAGAACCTAAACAGATACAAAAGAGCCCAAAGTGGTAGTAAGTGGACTTACTGGTGATGACGCCTCCGGAGAGGGAGGCCAGGAAACCCACGCTGACCAGCACCAGGGTGATGAGGCGGCCCCTCTTGTGGCGCTGCAGCATGACTAACATGAGCAGCCCCACTGCCCCGTGGACAAAGAGCGAGGAGAAGAGACACCACAGGAAGACCCAGTACCACATTTCTGACAGGGGGACGGAGACAGACACAGCACAGGCAGGATGTTAGATCAGATACGGCCTGAAAACATGCGAGTACAACCGGCAAAATGCTACAAAGTCAGCATCTTCCATAAATTCCTGACGGGGCAGATGGAAGATTTGAGATTAGGTTCAAGAATTCGTCAGAGCAATATCTACAGTATACGCTCCAATAATGCTGACGTGATTAGTCTGTACTAACAAAAATTTACaagctttttcatttcatgcagcTCTCTATAGTTACTGAAAAATATTCTTACTAAATCTGCAGTGACTTGTCAGTTAGTGAATCAGTGAACAGGAGGACAacaaatctgcagcagtttTTACTGATTCGGACGAGAGTTTGGACTGATGGTCGACTTGAACTGTTTCTGTTTAACTGAATAAAGGATTATTTGTGGGCAGCTCCTTTTTCCCGGCCTGGCATCAGTGAATCAATGTTGGGCCTCGTCGGGAAAAGCTGGAATAAAAATTTCACTGCGATCTGTGAGGATCTGTGAGGAGAAGGATAAAATATTCTTCCCTGGATAAGGAACAATGTCCTTgagactttttctttgcttcaagAGAAAACCACTCTGGTACATGGGCCACCAGCGAGGTTCCTGCTGCAGTTTACAGATTTCTGTACtgtactgtttctcttgtcttcCCCTGGCATCATAAACttactctccatcatctccaaattcaatatagttccccattgctgagcctattttgtgtttgtaaacctttaatcatctaatctctacagcgagctgtgtgtctgtcatgttggacAGCTTGATGTTAGGTggtaaattgaaaaaaatcGGAAACAATAGCTCACAGTCTCCTTTTGTGAATGTTTAAGGCCTCAAGCTGCACTGTAAATACACAATTCAGCCTTAATACTCCAATAACCACAATTCTGctgttgcaaaacaaaaaaattatgaagTTGTTGAGTTCACtaacaaaaactaacaaacCCGCTCCCccaacaaaacagcacaattGTCTCTGAGACAGAACATAGCTCACTACCAGGTCCAGATTCTGCTACCTTATTATATGAATCCTTCAGAAAGTAAACAGCTTTATAGAGGCTGAACCAAATTGGAGGTCAACCACATCCAAaatctctcttttcctcttcctcctcatccttccctctttctctttttctttctgtcccacAGGCCAGCTTTGCATAAAGAGCGCCAGCCTCATCGGGCTCCACCAGTGAGGGGCCTTATTCGGAACCACTGGCACCGTGGGAGCAAGGAGAAGCCAGCTGGCCACCAGATTATTCAAGAAGAAAAGAGATCGCCTGAAGAAGGAGGACGTCCAGCTTGGATAAGAACGACCAGTCCAAAGCACAGGACTGCTTTGTAAAAGGACCAAGCCTGTTTTATTTGGACCGAGTGGCATAAACAGGAACATTGTTATGTGGCGTAAACATCCAACGACCCAGTTCTGTTACAAAGTATTTCTCATGGTGGCAGCCCAGATGGAGCTCTTTAGCATATCCATTTAACCTAGTCACTCCGCAGTCGACTGAGCTCTTGCATCTACTTATTGATCTGGCAGTCAGCTGTGGAGCCGAGCGGAGAGAGACGTGACAGCACAGTAACACAACGGCCTTTTGTACCGCTTCACCGAGCACGGTTAGCTCACCAATCACAGGGCatccaccatccatccatctagcAAGAGAGAGGAGTGATGTCTGCGATGGGGCACGGACTAACGTCAGCTTCGTCCACCATCATTGAGGATGTTCAAATCCTTTGGAAGATGGCAACTCGCAATTACCCAttgatgtgtgtttattattactgtctataaaaagaaagactgctaaaattctcaaaaaacaactttaaaattttgtttaaagTATCTATCATTGTTTCCCCCAGTTACTGATGCCCTCAGATATCTTGTTTTGTCCAACTAAGAGCTCAGAATACAAAGATATTCAATTCTCAACCGAGGAACATAGAAATCATCAAATCTGAGAAACCTGTATAAGAGATTGTTGTGGGCTTTACTtgtaatttaaacatttgaCAGTTAAGCTGCTGTGTGCCATGACAACATATCCACTGTCTCCTCGCTGTGATGCTAGACTGAGGGAAGACGTCTTATTTGGTCAATACAGCTCTTCCATTTCTGCCATATTAGCTGAATGGAAGCACTGAGTGAAATCCCAGACTGCTTCATTAGGATCCCTCATCCAGTCCTGGATGCATGGTGAGCCGGGCATCTGTCGTCAAACCTAAGCCTGGGTGGATTTACACGATGTTCAACATGGGAGCATGCAGGGCCACAGGACCATGTGTCCCATGAACCACACTTCTGTCATGTGACCAACAGCTCTggcactgacagcagcttcatcCAGCAGCTTTACGTGagttttctccattttcctcttCGTGAGACTTACTTCCTCTGCAGTTCAAAAGCAGATAATTATGAGGCATTAGCCGTTCTACTAAAAAGAATATTTCACAAAGACGAGACAAAAGTCTGAAAATCATCCTCGTATAATAATCATGTCAACTGCTCAGATCCTTTTCAAAGCACCTAAATTCAAATTAGACCTATTTCCATTAACTGGAAGGGAAATGCCaaataatttgcatttttttattgctcagTGATTGGTTTCAGCTTCAgacatgatttttttcctttttgagaCATTTCAGGACGTGACCTTGAATGTTTGTCGCCATTTTTGGATATCATATAGatgatctgaggaaaaaaaaattgttagtCAAGGTCGTAGCTTCATTTCGACCTGTTGACCTGAAAATGTTCCAGTCCAGCTTTCATTGGAGCTatgaaggtttttattttttttttcaatcatagTACTGCTGCTTTTACATAACAAGTCGGCTTGAATACGTCCGCAGAGCAACACTGAGGGGCAGGCTCTGACATTAACAACTACTGAGAGCTGAATGCTAGTAAAATCTGTCTTTGGTGAATAGATTGGTGAAAGACTCCTGCCATGCTGGCTGGGAACATTTGGaccaacatttaaatgatgtgGTCAGAGGAATTTCTGCTGGACTTCTTGCTGAATTACAAACTTGACGTAACATGATCAAATCTTAAGTGAACAGCTACAGATAGAAAATTGGTTGGGTGAAATGTTGCAGTGGAAAATACTTGGCTCATTATTTACGCTGTCTGATAGAAATTACTCTTGGCAggtcatttttttcagtttagcAGATGTTAGATGGTGAGCTAGACATTTAATTTCAGTGGATAGCTGTGCAGGTGGTCACAGATGAGAAAGCGCACCTATGGGGTGAGAGATATGCTGTGTCATGATCAGAGCTGCGAGCAAACGCACGCCAGAACACAATCAGAGCACGGCATTAACTTCTGCTAATCCACAACTACAGGCAGAGGTCTTTGTCAGCACGACAGCTTTAGAGCTCGGCTGTCAACAGCGGAGCGTATAAAATAAAGTAGGGGATCACGGTTTTGGTCGCTGGATAAGAGGTCAGGTAAGAGATTTTGCCTGAGCACGCAGGCCGCCACACAACACGAACAAGTCAAAGTGGGACAGCTGCAGACTCCCAAAGTAGGAGACCTGAGGGGGCGCTGAGTTCACCTGTCAGGAGGAAGAATGATGGATTTGTCTCGGCACGAGGAGGGGGGTATGGTCCAGCCTGTGATGAAAAACCTGGCACTGTCCTGACTTCGAAACCAAACACAGCATGAAGCATCCCATCAAGTGATGCAGAGggataaaattaaatttattatcattacaaATTTGGAAATTATATTATGAATGCCAAAAGTGGGCATCTCTTCCTCACctgagtttttagttttttaattccACCTATTAGCTACCTTGCTTAAGTCCTGGGGCTATCACAGGGCTTAATAATACATGTATCCCATACAATTAAACCCACATTAATTTCTTTAATGGCCACTTAGGGGCATTGTAGTAAGCTGTTCTACTGATATGGCCCACGTGTTAATACatccagcacacacagagaaatactATCAAAGATTTGGAGCCATGGTTCTGGTTTCCCACAAACTCCAGAGAAAAAGATCTGgttctttagctgctaaatgatCTGCTGCTAATGTGCCGTTTTGGTGCTGGTTAGGTAGTGTACAGGTTAATGAAAACAGTGGGAGTTGCTGGGCACAGTGACCAAAATGTTTAAGATGCAGGCTGTAAAACCAAAATGATCGACCAGAAGCTGTTAAAACTAAAGGAAATGAAAGTAAGGGAAAGTGGAGAATCTGGTCATATTTTTCACACTTTCCTTCTTCCATCTGATCCATTGCGAATATAAATCACAGAATGAAACTAAGAACAGctacagcacaacaacaacgaGAGACATCTAACTAAAGATTTAACCCCAAGTGACAGGAAAATAGATATTAAATAGGTCATGGAAATCCAAACATCTCTGGACAAAGTATGGTCCTGCAAAGTCATTAAAAGACCTGAATATTCATAGGAACAGTTCCAGTAAAAAGAGAGAGGACTTTGGATGACACAAAGCAACAAGGACATTGTTTCTAGAAAGACACAACGTCCTTGTTCAATGGTTGAAGTGCCAAAATCTCATATCTACACTATGCAAAAGTGTACATATAAGCACTATAAAACTGACCCGATAAAAATGTGGATTCTGCAAAATACAGTAAATCTTTTTTCTCCAGTACAGTGGAAACACACTGCGTTCTATTCATGGTCTGCTGAAGTGAAACTGCTGTGAGAACACAAATCATAAACAGGAAATCCATCTGTTTAAGCAAGTCCTCTGGGCCACAACGGAAGGTTAACAAGAGTTGATTTATCTTAAAATTTTACATCTGCTTCTGGATTTTATTGCTCTTTGGGTTCAAGGCTCACACACTGTGCCCTCTGACCTTTCCTAATGTCCCAGGAGGTAATTTTTCTTCTGATTGGTGAACTGTAGGGTTGAGGGAGGGGGATCAGGTGGCAGCTTCTTGAACCCTGGTCACCAGAGCCTGGGTGTCAGCTCCTCTCAGCTGCCAGCTGCGTTTCATAAGATGGGTCTGAGCCAAATTAGGTAAAACCACACATCCACCATGTTCATACTCACCCTGCAGAGGGGAATTCGAGAATTTCTATAATCTTGTATTTATACAACACAACAATCCTGGTGTTTCTGTATACATCTTTTTTAATCTAACTTTCTCAGAGAATGACAATGCTTTAGAACTGATGGATCGGCAGTGTTATTGTGGCAAGTTCTTTCTGAGGAAGTTCAGCCTGCCTGCAtaggaaagataaaaaaatagttcctttttttgttgttttctaatTTCATGTGGACTTGACTATGTTTAATTTCATAGCATTTCATCCTTAAAGCGTCTTAACACATataaaaacccccaaaaaaggTGCAGACCATCACCTTAATATGAGGATAACATCTAATCTAATTTGTCAGTCATGTCCAATAAAGCAGGAGGCAAAAATATGGATTtatgtatttttccttttttaatcctATCTGAAGGAAGTGCCCTTCCACTTTCTCTTCCATAGCAAGAACTGCAACATAATCCAAACAACATTGcattaaaattgaaatgaaagctgTGCCTGCCATTCAAAACCCCCTTGAAAAAAGCAGCGATTTTATCTCACTCTCCCTATTTTCCGGGTTTTAGACCATCCCCAGATAGAGGAGGATTGCTGGCTCTTATTACCCCTTCATTTCTGGGTTGTATGACAAAGGAAggttgggggggaaaaaaaagagggaggatggacagatggatgggtggatggatggatggatggaagggtAATATGACTTGATTTACTATAAAGTGAACGCATGTTAACGCAGCGGAAATGATGAATCAGCCGCATGTTGTGCTCACTTCCATCCAGCCTGGACAGGAGTGGCACCACCAGCATTTACTCCCCCAGCTTCAGATGCTGGTGTTGGGGGGTGCTAAAGTGGaatagaccccccccccctccctccctcggtCTCTCTGCTCACTCAGCATGTGagcatatatataaatatatatatatatatatatatatatgagattTAAAATGGATGCATGAAAAAGGAGATGCTAGCAGCATCCAGTGATGGTGAACACACGAAAACAGCACAATAACGACACCTTTCAGTCTTTCAATCCACATACCTGTGAAGTGCTGCAGCGTCGTGCCTTGCACCCAAAGGCTCAGCACCTGCTGCACCGACAGATTAACGGAATAATCCCTGTTTGTGGTCATGTTTCTGCCGCTTCCTCCgccaccaccgccgccgccgccgcccgGCCTCTCACCCCTCTTTATCGGATAGCTGTACTCGGCTGTAGCCGAAGGCATGGAGGAGACCGGGGTGGCATACGGGATTGTGAGGCGGGCTCTCCCCCGGCGCGGCTCGCCTCGCCTCTACCGGTGCCTCTGCTTCGGCTTGACGTCCGTCTCCGCTCCGGGAAGGGAAGGGCCGCTGTGTGGTCGGTTCATCCTCGGCGGTGTCGGCGGAGTGGAGGCCATGATGGGGGAGAGCAGCGGGAGAGCTGCCGGCTCGTCCTACATCGGCTGGTCCGGCTACATAACCCTTAAAGGGCCAGGCGCCCGTTCGTCTGCGCTTTatgaatgaccaaaaaaaaaaaaaaaaaaaaaaaaaaccaaaacacagaaaaatgtgttttcatggtgCCAGTAAGATTACAGCGACATGGATATTTTTTcgaattatttttgttattttttgaaaaaaattacaatgttGGAGCTAGCTTAACGTTAGCTTTAGCTCGCAACGGCCAAAAACAGCGTGGTTGCTAAGCGACGGAGCAGCAttagctttttgttgttttgtttatttttttgggtttgtttttagAACggctaaaacaaacagcacaaatgacataaaagtcttaaataaataaataaatgtaaaaattttaataaaaaatgaataaaaacaattgGTGTTAATGACGTGTCAGACTACTACCGGGGCGTTGCCCATGACGACGGGCGGATGCAGgcgctgtccgtggtgctgattGGCTCCTGCCACGTCACCCCAAAACGCctgatataataataaataataatattggaTGGATGTGAGCAAGACACAAAGGGAGAGTCTTAGTGGAAGACTGcgcttaaaaaaataaatggaataaatgcTGAGGTGGacttcaataataataataataacacagaacagccattttttttacagagcagCCACCACAGACAGTAAAAATTGAATTGCCCCAGTATGATTGAGAAAAAAGCCTAAGAATGTGGAGGAGGCTATTTTAAATGGTGTGGAGTTTTAAACGTGTGACATTTTTTGCTCTCACAGCCAAAcgtcagaaagaagaaaaaaaaatataataataaaagttaaatgtgGGAAGGCAGGGAGGGGACCTGAGTGTTATGCAGACGCTGAATGTTCTGGAACATTTCTCTCAGGAGTGCAGTATTTTAAGAAGTGTCCCAGTTCAGAGGtaggaggatgaggaaaaagCTGACATTTGACATCGTTTTAGGCTGTTGAATATTCTCTAAATGCAAAGGTTAGAGATTAATAGACAGCTTGAACATGAAGGGATTCATGCACATTCATGTTTCCCTACAAGTTCAGCAATAAGTCAACAAGAGATGCATTTTTACCTGAAATACATTCTAAGCTCCATGATGATTTTGTTAAAGGAAGGATCCAGTACGTCTTTGTGTCATAACTGCAGATTATGtgaatttataaaaaatattttggttaATTTATATAGATTTCCACTGCAGCCATTCTGTTTCATAAAACCTTTTATAAATACTGTGAAGATATTCTCTTGCCCTTCTCTCTGCCCTAAGGAGTTGAAAGAGACTCTCAagtccaggaaaaaaaatcactcaagACTTTGAAGAACAttgcagagttttgttttttttttttcttcttcttattttttttaaaccaactttttcttttaaagtttaaagcaTGTTTGGGATGCAGTAAGTCGTTCTCAACCATCTCACTGTGTGGTGACTTGTGAAGTCTGAAGTCCTTCCTTGCACATTATGATCAAATCATTACTCATAGTCCCTTAAACCAAAAATCCTCCACAGATGAATAGGTGTTTCCTGGCATGAGTAATTCACAATGGACAATGATACTGTAACTTAAATCTGCATTTAAGGTTCAGTTGCATGGATTGTAATGTTTTGCTGTCTATAAATAAGATGTTCTACTTCGACATGTAAAACAACTACACATTGGTCCTTGTGGGAACAGCAGATGAGAAAGGCAATGTTTGCTTTGAAAAGTAAATGTCAACCTTTGTTTCCAGGGAATCCAGCGCTGAGACGTACAATTGTCAGCCACAAAATGCTTTAGAAAGTGCACTTTGCCCTGGCAACTTCTTCTCAGAGAAACTATCAGCCTCCATTGGATCTAGATTGAGAGCAATTGAGCTTCATAAAAGTGTTCACATCACTCAAATCACTGTTTCATAAAAAGGTGTGTCATCTTTAACCACCCAAATGAATCTTTTCAAGCTGAACTTACTGGCAGTGAATAACAGTGAGTGTTGATTAAGACTGGgaaatatttccaaaattttaaatacaagTTGTCATCATGTGAGCAGTGTTcaagccaaaaaacaaatattaaaacaaagtcCTGTCTCTGTGGTTAGAACTAAACATACAAAGTCATCACTCTCTACTGGATTGAAGTACGAAGTTAGTATTTGTCAATGCACATTGTATTCACTTACCAAGTAGCTTATCAAGACGACTCTGATTACAGGAGCTGATCTGATGGCCTTaataaacccaaaacaaaacgagACAATAAAAAGTGTTTATCCCCAGAGTTTGAGATAGATTTCATAATCATATTAattttataattaattatatttatataattaatattgatttatgtgaaaatattttaaactgaaTTATTTGATTCCAATTAAAATTTGATAACAGATAACATTAATACTGACGCACACTGAGTTTTGTTCTCACTACTGTTGTTAAGCCAAGTCAAGTTGATCATAATTAAAAAAGCATTAAAGTCAAGAAAAACAGTCATTTTTGAATATGGACCTGACTCTCAGTCTCAACAGGTCTGTCTTTTTTTAGAaccaaagcagaaaagaaaaatggactCAGGGTTTAAAACTTTCCCTGCTGATTATTCTGAAATTTCATATAATGGTTTTATAAGATAATAGAAAATGTCACCATCTCAAGTCAAAACCTAAACTTGAAAGTCTCtttgttgtattatttttgcatttctaTGAGTTGGTTGGGGGATTCGTACTGAAGATGTGGTTCTTTGGTTGTGTGGGGTCACTGGGATAAAAATGAACCGTGCTAGACGAGGTGGGGCTGTGTgggtggagaagatgaaggagcagacaCATCAATGGCCCCGGCAGGAGGGTGAAAGAGTCCTTTGACTCTCCCACAGCTTGCTGAATCTTTGAATTGATCCAAACTGTCTCTGCACATGAATCTGAGAACAAAAGATGTATTTACTCTACAACTTGTGCCTTTTAGTGCACTGCCAGTCAATAACCGCAAATTGAAGGCAGAGAAAGATgattctgcttttatttccagcCCAAGAGAATCCAACCTTGTTTATTGAAGGAGGGGATTTTCggcacacagaaaacaaacaagttatTAACATATCAAATGGAGTCTGGATTTAATGAACCACCGGCTGAATGCTTAAACAAAGGTCAAACAAGAATTAGGTCAGACACATATTTAATTATCCTTGCTGAATCGGGCAGCAGACAGATTAAAATGTCATGTAAAATGTTTCCTTGCTTTGAAATAATATCCCTGCCGGGGGCAGCATGCCGCTGTCATTGTGATGATTCCTGCAGTCGGCCAGTAGGTGGATTCCTTCTCCCACTTTTCTCACATCTCTGTACCTGTAGTTTTCCATAACACAGCTGggtttgtttttccaacaatCACGTCCACGATTTCAAAAACCAAATGACAAAAGGTTAGAAGGTTAGAAGTTTGTTACATTTCCAGTGAAAAATTTGGCCTGTGACTCACTGTTACTGTAATTATCTCCCACTGTGTGTCATCGAGCAAAGGCTTCGCCAAATCTGTCACTGCGAGCTTTTGAACTGCCAAGCTCTGCTTTTGAAAAGTGAGAAGGAATCTGTGAAGGACATgtaaccaccccccccccccacacacacacacacacacacatacacacacacctttcccCCGTAAGGACCctcaacaaatgtttttgtctcaAATGGGGATTTTTGGGGGCAACATGAGCTGTCATTGTATCCTGGACAGGCATCGTGCTGGCATTGTGCTCGCCCACAGAGTCAGCCTGAGGTTCTGTGTGGACTGTCAGCATTTCGGACCTAttatctgaattttttttttttcctgatctcATGTATATTGAGCctattgtgttcatttttacctcactgtAACTAAATCTGTGAGTTGAGATATCTCCCCACCTTGAACCTATTCATCTGCGGGTGCTGTggtctttctgccattctctctatgatggtgcttttctttttctgcaccccctcaccccctccccctAGGGCAGATGGCCTTCACTCAGGTGAGTCATCCACAAAGtccccccctccaccttcccctccctctcatctGGCTAACATCCTTGTCACAGTGAGGACATTAACTGGAACCAACTGGTTGCGTGATGACTCAAGGCTCTGTCATGtgattagacacacacacatacacaccttccagctgtgtttgtgtttttgtttttgttttctcacttttcttttcttttgggtgaacatttttgttaattcatagaaataaatctgattaataCTGCACTTCATGAGAAGTCatcacactcacaaaaaaaaaaaaaaaacccttttgaACAGATGACTCAATCCTTGTGTGAGTAATAATAACTCACCTAAGTTAAGAAACCAGCTAAAACTGGCTTCTTTGGACCAGGATTGGTACACAGATACAGAAGTCAAGCAGGGTTCATGAGGGCAGGCAGTCTGCTTCCCTTTGTAGTGAGAACAAGGAGCTCCCAGAGGATCATGAGGAGGGTTATTGTAGCTCACCTTTGATGGCTCTGCAAAGGCAGGTGTTCACGCTCACAGTTTAAACAGCGTCTCCATTTGAAGTGGCACGAGAGAGCAAACAAGGGTTTGATCTCTCTTTGGCTCTACATGAAAATAGCTGCACCTGAAAAACCCGGCACTTGACCACAACCAACGGCTACACCTGCATCTGACAAAATCTGTCCCCTGTCTGCCAATTGTCTTCCTTCATCTCATTTAGATGTGGTGCGTGTTTCTTTTCCtggtttcttattttttttatccacttcCCTGCTtgagagtgtttttgttttctgtttctttcgTATCCTGGGAAAAGGTCCCAGTGAAGGCCACAAGCCGAAACACTAAGGTCTAATAAGGTTCTTGGTGGAGTTTTTTTGGCCTCttgaaagacaacaaaatgacacaaatgatCAACAACTGTGTATTAGAGGAGGTCATTTGTTTCAGTGGAAGCGGGTGGTAAAACGCTGGGTTTATGTGATTAGAGGGATCTTGTCTCTTTGAAGGGTTACATCAAAAAAGTGTTGATTGACCGATGTTTGCTGCCGTTCGACTGTGGGAAACCTGGACGGAGATCCATATTGCTTGAGACAATTCAGTTGTGATGAAAGACAAGCAAGTCTTTGCTGCTGGCTAGAAATGTTTAGCTAAGGTTGAAAACACGAGCAGCGGGTGAGTCATTACAGGGAGGACGAGCTGCTTCATGTTCCTGCGCGTGGGAGGATCTGGTCTCTCATTGAGGAAACTTTCCCTCAGGGCACAGATTTTATGTTTTGGTCATTGTAAAAAACAGGGAGTTAATAATTACTGCAGACGTGCAACTCAGCCTGATTAATAGCATTTTACTTTGATGAGGTTTTATTGCGGATCAATAGCAACACTTAGTTGCTTCAAtagcaaaaagaggaaaagtgttTAAAGTTGTAATAAGTCATGGCCTGAATGCAGGTAA from the Echeneis naucrates chromosome 11, fEcheNa1.1, whole genome shotgun sequence genome contains:
- the tmem170b gene encoding transmembrane protein 170B, with the protein product MPSATAEYSYPIKRGERPGGGGGGGGGGSGRNMTTNRDYSVNLSVQQVLSLWVQGTTLQHFTEMWYWVFLWCLFSSLFVHGAVGLLMLVMLQRHKRGRLITLVLVSVGFLASLSGGVITSAAVAGVYRVAGKDMAPLEALIFGVGQTTLSLIISVSRVMATL